In the Helicoverpa armigera isolate CAAS_96S chromosome 15, ASM3070526v1, whole genome shotgun sequence genome, one interval contains:
- the LOC110379958 gene encoding CCR4-NOT transcription complex subunit 11: MSQHLVNENSKYILDLFSEQTVDQQTLDSICTQVQKKFPKSDHFNLCLLLSSLITGGDLSLPGQRVVAIAILFDVYKLDNPFASLFLHLLEGKAGLTPLLPQERLLIGQLHGFLPVNVKDVMKKSAKQVMLTEVSPKDLEFDYSSLSTIVSERVADMSSMARAAAPALIPLSDGSPPNRMAMKELLESLISNDYMPLHRTLKASGPIPLPTFLMDTTEITADKAVWKCLVNRGAYNPLYDTDYEGLIGLRPEKLDKRQHNTQQPPHKPKPEEKKEKSEEKKVEEKESGNAVGEAASLTALALKGALSVQHQQRLLALLDADPLRVYEIGVTPTQLPELVENNPMVAISVLLKLIHSQHITEYFSVLVNMEMSLHSMEVVNRLTTSVDLPVEFVHLYISNCISTCETIRDRYMQNRLVRLVCVFLQSLIRNKIINVKELFIEVEAFCVEFSRIREAAALFRLLKQLDSGDGLAHKDTKDN, encoded by the exons ATGTCGCAGCATTTGGTTAATGAAAATAGTAAATACATATTAGA CCTATTTTCAGAGCAGACCGTAGATCAACAAACACTAGATTCAATATGCACACAAGTGCAGAAGAAGTTTCCTAAATCAGACCATTTTAACT TATGTCTACTACTATCTTCACTCATCACCGGCGGGGACTTGTCCCTGCCTGGTCAGCGCGTGGTGGCCATAGCCATCCTGTTTGACGTGTACAAGCTGGACAATCCCTTTGCATCACTGTTCCTGCACCTGTTGGAAGGCAAGGCTGGTCTGACACCGCTGTTGCCCCAGGAGAGGCTTCTCATTGGACAGCTGCATGGCTTCCTGCCTGTTAATGTTAAAGAT GTGATGAAGAAGTCAGCCAAACAGGTGATGTTGACAGAAGTGTCCCCCAAAGACTTGGAGTTTGACTACTCCTCACTCTCCACAATAGTGTCGGAGAGAGTAGCAGACATGAGCTCCATGGCGCGAGCTGCTGCGCCCGCGCTCATACCTCTTAGTGATGG GAGCCCACCAAACCGCATGGCAATGAAGGAGCTATTAGAATCTCTAATATCAAATGACTACATGCCGCTGCATCGGACACTCAAAGCTTCAGGACCAATCCCACTGCCAACCTTCCTTATGGACACCACAGAAATTACTGCTGATAAG GCAGTATGGAAATGTCTAGTGAACCGAGGCGCGTACAACCCCCTGTATGACACAGACTACGAGGGGCTCATAGGCCTTCGCCCCGAGAAGCTCGACAAGCGACAGCACAACACGCAGCAGCCGCCACACAAACCTAAG CCAGAAGAAAAAAAGGAGAAGTCTGAAGAGAAGAAAGTAGAAGAGAAGGAGAGCGGTAACGCGGTGGGCGAGGCGGCGTCGCTGACGGCGCTGGCGCTGAAGGGAGCCCTCAGCGTGCAGCACCAGCAGCGCCTGCTCGCGCTGCTCGACGCCGACCCGCTCAGGGTCTACGAGATCGGCGTCACGCCAACACAG TTACCGGAGCTGGTAGAGAACAACCCCATGGTAGCGATATCAGTGCTGCTGAAGCTGATCCACTCGCAGCACATCACCGAGTACTTCAGCGTGCTCGTCAACATGGAGATGTCGCTGCACTCCATGGAGGTCGTCAACAG ACTAACAACATCAGTAGACTTACCCGTCGAGTTCGTGCACCTTTACATTAGCAACTGCATCTCGACATGCGAGACCATCCGCGACCGCTACATGCAGAACCGCCTCGTGCGGCTCGTCTGCGTCTTCCTGCAGTCGCTCATTAGGAACAAGATTATTAATGTTAAG gaactattCATAGAAGTGGAAGCATTCTGCGTAGAATTCTCCCGCATCAGGGAAGCTGCGGCCCTGTTCAGATTGCTCAAACAACTGGACTCGGGCGACGGACTGGCGCACAAAGATACCAAGGACAACTAG
- the LOC110379956 gene encoding 3-ketoacyl-CoA thiolase, mitochondrial produces MSVAAKGIFIVGAKRTAFGTFGGVFRNTSATELQTIAATAAIKEAGIAPEKVDTVVVGQVMTASQTDGIFIPRHVALKSGIPQDRPALGVNRLCGSGFQSVVNSAQDILTGAAKISLAGGVENMSQAPFAVRNVRFGTALGSTYAFEDTLWAGLTDSYCGLPMGMTAEKLGAQFKITRDEADNFALRSQQRWKAAQDAGVFKNEITPVTLTVKRKEVKVEVDEHPRPQTTIEGLKKLPPVFKKEGLVTAGTASGISDGAGAIVLASEEAAKGLKPLARLVGWSYVGVDPSIMGVGPVPAIENLLKVTKMTLNDIDLIEINEAFCAQTLSCAKALKLDMEKLNVNGGATALGHPLGASGSRITAHLVHELKRRGLKRGIGSACIGGGQGIALMVEAV; encoded by the exons atgtccGTAGCAGCTAAAG GTATTTTCATCGTGGGTGCCAAGCGCACAGCGTTCGGTACATTCGGAGGCGTATTCCGCAACACTTCAGCCACAGAACTGCAGACCATTGCTGCTACGGCTGCCATAAAAGAGGCGGGAATCGCCCCTGAGAAGGTCGACACTGTCGTAGTGGGACAGGTCATGACG GCATCTCAAACAGACGGTATCTTCATTCCCCGCCACGTGGCTCTCAAATCAGGCATTCCACAAGACAGGCCAGCCCTTGGAGTCAACAGGCTCTGCGGGTCTGGTTTCCAGTCTGTCGTCAACAGCGCACAG GACATCCTCACCGGTGCTGCCAAAATCTCCTTAGCTGGTGGTGTAGAAAATATGTCCCAAGCTCCCTTCGCAGTCAGGAACGTTAGGTTCGGCACTGCTCTGGGTTCCACCTATGCCTTCGAGGACACCCTCTGGGCTGGTCTGACTGACTCCTACTGCGGTCTGCCCATGGGTATGACCGCTGAGAAGCTGGGAGCACAGTTCAAGATCACCAGAGATGAGGCTGATAACTTCGCTTTGAGGTCACAGCAGAGGTGGAAGGCTG CACAAGACGCTGGCGTGTTCAAGAATGAGATCACGCCAGTGACCCTGACGGTGAAGAGGAAGGAAGTCAAGGTGGAGGTGGACGAGCACCCTCGCCCTCAGACCACCATCGAAGGTCTGAAGAAACTCCCCCCTGTATTCAAGAAGGAGGGCCTTGTCACTGCTGGTACTGCATCT GGTATCAGCGACGGCGCGGGCGCCATTGTCCTGGCCAGCGAGGAGGCAGCCAAGGGTCTGAAGCCCCTCGCGCGACTGGTGGGCTGGTCCTACGTCGGAGTAGACCCCAGCATCATGGGCGTCGGCCCTGTACCCGCCATCGAGAACCTGTTGAAGGTCACCAAGATGACCTTGAATGATATCGACCTGATTGAG ATCAACGAGGCGTTCTGCGCACAAACCCTGTCCTGCGCCAAGGCCTTGAAGCTGGACATGGAGAAACTGAACGTGAACGGCGGCGCCACGGCGTTGGGACACCCTCTCGGCGCATCCGGCTCACGCATCACCGCACACTTAGTACACGAACTCAA
- the LOC110379959 gene encoding acyl-CoA-binding domain-containing protein 6: MAEALPDFPDSDFSDEELSPLEISFNKAADHVRKLTSSLDNNQLLELYGLYKQGTEGKCNVPKPGWLDGRGRRKWEAWRSLGDLPSDEAKQKYITLVQKYAPELTDLSTEKELGVKETWIAVSSMRKSPEPELIHNELSILDAARENCAERVTQLLAEHPELRHEKDDDGLTALHWATDRNATKALQAALDGGCPVDAADECGQTALHYAASCGHVESTRILLKAGASLLKDEDDCTPLDLAADDEIRKILEGAT; the protein is encoded by the coding sequence ATGGCTGAAGCACTTCCAGATTTCCCTGACTCTGACTTTTCAGATGAAGAGTTGTCTCCTTTAGAGATATCTTTTAACAAAGCAGCTGACCATGTTAGGAAGTTAACAAGCTCATTAGATAACAACCAACTTTTAGAACTTTATGGTCTGTACAAACAAGGAACTGAAGGCAAATGCAATGTTCCAAAGCCTGGCTGGCTGGACGGCAGGGGTCGCAGGAAGTGGGAGGCCTGGAGATCTCTTGGTGACTTACCCAGTGATGAGGCTAAACAAAAGTATATCACCTTAGTGCAGAAGTATGCACCAGAACTGACAGATCTTTCTACTGAAAAAGAATTAGGTGTGAAGGAAACCTGGATAGCAGTGTCTTCCATGCGCAAATCCCCAGAGCCTGAACTAATACATAATGAACTGTCTATATTGGATGCGGCGCGAGAGAACTGTGCCGAGCGCGTCACGCAACTACTTGCCGAGCATCCTGAACTTCGTCATGAGAAGGATGACGATGGTCTGACCGCGCTGCACTGGGCCACTGACCGCAATGCCACAAAGGCTTTACAAGCAGCTTTAGATGGAGGATGCCCAGTAGATGCAGCAGATGAGTGTGGTCAGACTGCTTTACATTATGCTGCGTCCTGTGGCCACGTGGAGTCCACCAGGATATTACTCAAAGCTGGTGCTTCTCTGCTAAAAGATGAGGACGACTGTACTCCATTGGACTTGGCTGCTGATGATGAAATAAGGAAAATTCTGGAAGGTGCTACGTAG
- the LOC110379977 gene encoding histone-arginine methyltransferase METTL23: protein MSDGRSVSGQLKKFVFRGKSSSKGDSRGEYLEIVIPELLTAGYSFYTWPSAPLLAWYLWTQRRHLRGLRVLELGCGTGLPGILAAKCGARVTLTDSVALPRSLRHLSACCEANGLVPNRDVKILGLAWGLFLSEVHSLRPVDLLLASDCFYEPSQFEEVLSTVAYLLDGTDARFLCSYQERSADWSIEALLKKWGLKGALLDLDSLSESSGVDYRSLVGDRSLHLLEIVAV, encoded by the coding sequence ATGAGCGATGGTAGGTCTGTAAGTGGTCAGCTGAAGAAGTTTGTGTTTCGTGGCAAGTCATCAAGCAAAGGCGACTCTCGAGGTGAATATTTGGAGATAGTTATACCAGAGCTTCTCACGGCAGGCTACTCGTTCTACACGTGGCCGTCGGCACCCTTATTAGCCTGGTATTTGTGGACACAAAGACGCCATTTACGCGGACTCCGCGTACTCGAGCTGGGCTGCGGGACCGGCTTGCCAGGAATCCTAGCCGCCAAGTGCGGCGCCCGTGTTACGCTCACCGACAGCGTTGCCTTGCCCAGGTCCCTGAGGCACCTGTCTGCGTGTTGTGAGGCCAATGGTCTAGTTCCCAATCGCGACGTAAAGATCCTAGGACTCGCCTGGGGACTATTCTTATCAGAGGTTCATTCACTGCGACCAGTAGATCTGTTATTAGCTTCAGATTGTTTTTACGAGCCCTCTCAGTTTGAGGAGGTGTTATCGACAGTCGCTTACCTGCTAGACGGCACTGACGCCCGCTTTTTATGTTCTTACCAGGAACGCAGCGCGGACTGGTCCATTGAGGCTCTGCTGAAGAAGTGGGGACTGAAGGGAGCTCTGCTGGACTTGGATTCTCTGAGTGAGAGCTCAGGTGTGGACTACAGGTCACTAGTTGGCGACCGATCTTTGCATTTACTTGAAATAGTTGCAGTTTAA